The following DNA comes from Molothrus aeneus isolate 106 chromosome 21, BPBGC_Maene_1.0, whole genome shotgun sequence.
ACTGAACTCACCATTTACAGTTTATCTGCAATCCCaaacagaggagcagctgtttGGAGGCACTGAAGACCCTTACCTAGAACCAAGCCACCCCAAAACGATAGGGCTGAAGAACAGCATATGAGACCATTTCCTGGTTACTGCTACTgacatttccttctccttgtcTCCGTGTCCCAGGTACCGTTTGGCCCCTGAGCACAAATACCCCGCTGCCTACGAGGACTGTCTGAGCGCCAGCCAGcacttcctgcagcacctgcagcactaCGGCGTGGATCCTGCCCGGGTCACTGTCtgtggggacagtgctgggggcaacctggcagctgctgtcagccagACCCTGGCAGGCAGGTCAGACCTGCCCAGGCTCCGTGCTCAGATCCTCATCTACCCAGGCCTTCAGGCCCTGGACTTCAATTTACCATCCTACCAGCAGAATCGGGGGGTCCCTCTGCTGTTCCGGGAACGAGCtgctttctttgctttgctgtaCCTCAATGGGGATGCACTGCACATGCAAGAGGTCTTGGAGGGCTCTCATATTCCCCCAGACATGAGGCTGAAGTATAGGAAGTGGGTGAGTCCAGACAACATCCCTGAGGAATTTAAGGTCAGAGGTGTGAAGCCGCTTAGGCCCACTGATTTTATAGCTGAAGTTTATGAGACAGTGAAGAGATTCTGTGAACCCAACCTGTGCCCACTGCTGGCTGAAGACTCTGTTGTTCACCAGCTGCCAGAATCTTTCATCCTGACCTGTGAGTACGACGTGCTGAGGGACGATGGCTTGTTGTACAAGAAGAGGCTGGAGGACAATGGCGTTCGAGTGACCTGGTACCACCTTGAGGATGGATTCCATGGGATCATAAGCCTCTATGATTATTGTGGCTTCTCATTTCCATCTGGGAAAAGAGGATTGGACAGGGTTGTTAACTTCTTAAAAAGCTTATAGTAAACATCTTAGATTCCATGAGTCTGTTCATGCCTCAACCTAGGGAAATATCTTTTTAGGGTATTTAATATCAGGTTATGGGTAGTGAATCAGGGGCAGCCATTAACAATGATAAACAAGGCTCATCAGAACCTCATTCCAGCTGTTAGTTGGAACATGGAATATGCAAACCTTACACAAGCTTGTACCATGCTGCAAGCCCTTACCTTTAGCTCTGCTAGTAAAGAACAGTTCTTTGAATGGGCATCCTGGTTTGTTccagttgttaaaaaaaaaaaaatctggatgaAGAGAAGCTGTGTGTTAGCAGGTGTGTGTGGTGTGAGAATAAAACCCAGCTGACATTAGTGGGTTATGAGCCActgacaataaaataataaatatgatGACAATTAGGAAATAATCATGCTGTGTCAAGCGTGGTCTCTGTCACTGTGGGCACAACAAACAAGTGGTTCCATGGCCAACATCACCCGTGTTTCTCAGCACACAGGCAGGACTGGAGCCCCCTTTTAGCACTGGGCTACTGGGTAATGTTTCACCCACATAACTTGAAGGACAGTTCCACCAACCAAGGACAGGAGTGCTGGTGGCACAAACAAATACGATTGCATCACAAAAAAATGGGCAGGATTGGTGGAAAATTGGGCCCAAATACTCTACTGTAGCTCCAATTGGAAACTGACTGGAGAAGAGGACAAAGGGAAGATCAGGAGAGAAAGAAGGGGAAGGTCAGGAAggtgagggcaggagcagagcaggttcctgtgctgtggggtagcacagggctgcagctgtcAGGAGTCCAGCCTCAGCTCACAAGAGTAGTAAGAGGGAGAAGGATAAGCATCTTTCTTGGCCTGTATTAATTCATTCTGTTTATGACCTGCCTTTCCTTAAGCCAGGGCAGAAGCAATGCCTGAGCACAGGGTGCATTGAGGGCTTCACACTGGATATAATATTGGCCAATTAAAAATGGCACTTCAGGCAGTCACTTGAGGCTGCTGTACCCCTTAAACACAAATATACATCAATATAGACAATAACATTTACCAACATCATGCAAGAGAGACTTCACTAATCTTTCCAGAATTTAGTACTTATTAATACTTGGAGGATCTTTAATAATCTGGATATTGGTCTCATTTGCTTGTAGAAACATGAGCATCTTTTCTAGCAGAGCTGCTCGATAGATTTCATGCCTTGCTTAAGAGGCTCAGCAAAATTTTGTCATTAGACTTTTAACTTTGTCAAAACATGCCAGTTAGGTTCAATATTAGAGCTGTTCAAGCAGATCCTCCTGACTCTGCTAAAATTGCTtcctttagattttttttcctggaaccAAATGCCAGACTGTGTTGcagtctgcagcagcagaaatagaACAAAGGGAGAGGGGTAAATGGTTCATTCATCCTTTTCAGATGCTAGTTCCCACAGCAGGTGAAGATATTTAACCAAATTAACCAAAGCACAGATAATTTTTCAAGTGCAATATAGTATCTTTTATTTACACTACAGAACCAATTAAGAATTTTACAGTTGCTGATTTTACCAGTTGACTTTTACCAGCAAAGAACATAGACTTCTTTCCAAAAAAGCACTTGTGTAGATGAAAAaaggagcactgggacagagctgctgtgattaCTGGGCTGCCTCAGCAGTTCTGAGTGTTGAGTGTCTCTCACATTTATAAACTCAGCAGCATCTCATACAGAACAGCCTCATCTGCTTGCCAGCTCACAGACCAAACACTAAGGACAACCACGATGGGTAAATTTGAAGTAAGGAACAGAAAATTCCAGTGTGGGGCTGTGGTGCCTGTACATTCCAGGCAGCCATGATCTGTGACTAATACTTAAATCCTATTTTATATATCCTTAAACAACTGTATGTGTAAAGGAAGGCACAGTAGCTGTGTGGCCATTCCAAGGTTGGATTCCAGTGGGAATCCTCCCCCAGGCAGGCACCCAGCACATGCTGCTTGGGACTCCCTGGATGTTTCCCAGTCTGTGCCTTGGGGGTGACCAGGGCACATGAAGAAAATCAGTGTATTACTCCCACCTGGGACTGGCTATTGAGTCTTCAGGGCATTCCCTGGGTTCTAATAGCAGCTTGCTGGTAAAATAGGATTATTTTAATCAGCACACCTCCAATTCATATGAACCAACTGCACTTAAATAAGGCCCAGATCTTTTACAATACTTTTCCCACGAGCATCTTCTGCTAGAATGTCCCTTCCAACAAGGTGCCTCTCCACCCCCAAGTGTTGTTATCATTCTCTTTAGACAGGCAGCTGGAAGGTTGGATATGCAATGCTGCTGCTCAAAACCCTTAAGCAGCACAAAGCAAtcagcttttcattttcagccTTCTTAAAAGTGTCTGCAAATCCATGATGCAAGTGTTGAAATCAGACTGATCAGATCTCATGACATACAGATGCAGTTGCTTAAGTTGGGTGGGAATTCACTTGAAATGCAAATGCCTTTATTTTCAGGGATTAAATGATAAGTAACACAAAGACTGACAAAGGTTTGTGATATCAGTGGCAAAaatgcaaactgactcaaaccACACTGAGCCATCTGAatgctgtgcacagcagcatCATGTGCATCTCATTTTGGGGGCTGCCACTGCAGCACTTTTCATCCTTCACAAGGAAGCAAGAAGCCAAAACTGAGTGTGCTGAGAACTGCAATGGGCACAGCTACAACCTGTGCTGCCTCCcctccacagctgcagtgcaggtTGGCCTGGATTCCTCAGAAATCAGATTTCCCCATTCTTGGTAATTCTTGGCATTGTTAACTCAAGGGAATGGAACATGGTGCACTGGTCAATATATAGATTTAGAGATAGGAACCTCCTTCTGTTTAAATTCTGGAAATGGATCTTGTGGTGACTTTTGGCTACTTTCTTACCCAGTCAGTGCCTAATTTTTTTGGATTAATAAAGTGCAAGTGTTCTTCATACAACAATCCTTATTCACCACAGGAAGCAGTGAAGGAGAGTGTCAATGAACAGATTTCTCTCCTCTATCCAATATCAGTTAAAAACAAGGAGAACTGTGGGATACAACTAGCAGGATAATTAATAAAGTATTATtatctttctgaatttttaagtAAAAGGTTACTTGTGCTAACTTTTCAAATATCTGCCAGAGAGGCTCTGAAGAATCAGGACTCCTGATTGATGACATGGCTCATCTATCAGTATCTAACAGTGATTTCCTATTCCAGCCAGAGGGTGGACACATATGTCCTGAGAACAAAAAGATCCATTTTGTCCTTAATCTGCTGTCAAAATAGTACAAACGTTCCCTATGACAACTGTAGAGTAAAAACACCCCGACCaaaaatttaattatatatataatttctaaCATTTAATCTTGTCTCAGAATAACCCACTCTCTATGGCCGTCTTGAAGACCTGATGAAAAACTGCACTAGAAAGAAGTTGAGTGATGTCCAGTGTCTGCCCCATTTCCTGTGAAATCCCAACAATTTCTGCTTTTGCCACTTTACAGCTGACACAACCAACCAAAACTCATGACCTCCCAACCAGGGTTATCTTCCCCAAAATCTTGTAGAATCCTGGACTTTGAAGAGGGGCAGAATATCTGCAAACTGTTGGGCAACTGGTGAGagccagagaagctggggatgCCCCTGTGTAAACTGCTTAGGGTGATCTTAAGCACTGCTTAATATAACTTGTTGCTtgtgggagctgctccatgCAGGAGTGAGAATTAGGTTAGACAGGCACACGGCTTTAGACCAGTTAGAACAAGTTGCTGGGTTACATCCTGACCTGCAGGTGGCTATTTCAGAAGATATTAAAtcactgaaaacaaatttttcatcTCTTGTGTTTTAGTCAATGAACAGTTGCAGTTTAAAAAACAACCAagccaaaacacaaaacaagtgGGATGGAACTTGAAAGGACATAAAACTCTTAATTGTTTTGCcctctggtttgtttttatttttatttttacacagcTTGCTATGtatttctttgaagaaagaggagaaaatagcCTTGTGTAATTCCATAGTATGTCTAAAACTTCTAAGAATAAAGCAAATGTAGAAACAGCTGCACGTCCAAGGACAAGGTAAAGCAAGGTTCCTCCCCATGCAGGAGGCAGCCAGACCTTGATTACCCTTGGCTTTACAGAGGGAATGCACTTAATGGCAGATAAGCTGCAAAGCAAACTGCATTAGCTGACCTTGCATTACCAGATTGCAGAGGAAATAGCTCTGGGAGCCCTTTCCACTGCTGGATAGGCCGCCCTGAGACTTTGCTCCCATGTAGGAAGTGCTGCTAACAAATCCAAATTCTTATTGCTCCGAGATGCAACTTCTGCATTTAAATCCCATTtggcccagagcagagatctgCAAAGCTCAGCTGCTCGTGGTCTGAGGCTCAGCAATAAACCTGCAGCAAGTTTAAGGCTTACGTTCAATATATCTGGAATTAATTCAATGCAATTCATTTTTGCTCAAGATTAGCAAtatcataattatttttaggaACAGATAAAGCCTACACCATAGTCTTGGCATGGACAAACCCCTGGCCATGGCCTGGATGGAGTCTGAGCTCTGCAATATTTTAGTtgctgtgatttagatttgtgCTTTCAAGGTTGAGTTTTCAAGGGAAGGACACTGACGACTCAGACATGCAGAGCAACAGTGGCACCTATTGGCAAaggggctgtggctctgtgagACACCCAAAATCATCAGGGGACAGCCCCTCAGCTGAATGCTGAGCCAGAAAGCAGCATCCTTGATGAAATCTTTCAGAGATGCAAGAACCCTGGCAATTGGATAAGCAttatatgggtttttttaggcTTCAAAGCCCCAGGGACATCAAAggcaattagaaaaaaaattgaaagcaaatTAGGTGAAAGTCACCGAATCACAGTTAGCTATTAGTGCTGTGCTATTAAACACATTCCCTTGAAAAAACATCTCTAAGATAATCCATAAAGAATTAATTACAATGGAATGAAAATTGGTGGACACAGAAATTCTTGTATCCACAAGGAAGTCctccatatttattttattgccaATATAGCtattaaaagtgtatttttctgtttgttcccATCTGCTGATATTTTTTGTGACAGTACCAATCAGGCCTGCATCTCTCTATAGCACAACAGAGCCCAGATAATATTTAGAATACAGCTTAGAAAATTATACAAAGGTAGCCTTAATTCCACACAACTCTAATCAGTTTGCTTTAAAATCTGCTCATCAATTATtcataattattaaatatttataacaaatgaaacatttatgTTTATCATCTactgtgcttttaaaagcaaacctcatatatggaaaaaattacttgcTTGATGTACAGGGAATTACTGAGATGCACAAGAACCACCTATGAAATTTGCATGAAAACATTAATTCCAAAATCTGAGAGCTCCCCAGACACAATCTGATCTGTTTTTATTGAGTCATTTAGAATTAAATATACAATCAGAACACCTTAGGGGAGCCCAAGGTAACCTGGTGAAATGTGTTCTGGTGCAGAGCTACTTAAACAGGAGCATGCACTGCTCCACCAGACAGGTCAGATGGGATTAGTGATACCCAGCACCAAAATATCTCCTTTGATCTGTTTAACTGATCAGCTGTTTCCACCTGCAAGTTTAGAGCTTCCTCCAAAGCCCAGCCAGCTTTGTGGtgagcccagctccaggtgagCTCTGGGCAGAAGGAGGCCAGGCCCGAGCTCAGTGATGGTGGAACCAAACACCAACCAGCCCAAATCAAAACCTGAATGTATCTTTATCTCAAATATTCCACACAACAACATTTCAGACAGAATATCTCTGATAATTaaggttttcccctcctcttttttttctcctaaaaatatAGCTGACCTAAATTATTCCAGACAAAACCGCCCAGTGGGGTAGGAATGGCAAATAAAACTGAAAGATTCCTACACCCATAGCTTAGAGACACTAATTCTTGCTGAGGGAAACAGTGCTGTTTAATCAGGGACAAGAATGCTGTGCTAGAGGTTCCCTAAGTAGTAAATATCTTTGTTGTGTCTAACACAACATTTCCCAACTCACTTTAATCTGCAGAAATTACAAGGATTTTTATTCGCGATAAATAAACCCACTGAAATAGAGGTTCTTTTGCCTCTGCTTCAAGAACACACAAATCTTAAAGAATTAAGATGTTCACAGCCGCCACAGAAAAGAGGtgagaaaatgtgaaatttcGTCATTGCAATTCTGCAATAACTCACAAATCCATTTattagtaattaaaaaattcaGCCAAGTCATGAAAATGTACAACAGAAATTCTGGGCTCTACTGTAATATGTTCATTTTTCAGGAAGAGAAGTTATTAATGAAGAAAGCAGCATAACCTTATAAAGAAAAGAGACAATTTGACACATAGGCCTGGGGATAAAACCTCTTGAACTTGTAGACCTCTGAAATATGGATCAAGTTTGGAACTTAAATATGTTTCTCTAAAACAAGTAAATGGTCATGTTTATTCTGGCCCACTCTGATGTTGTAATTAATTTGTTAACATGCAAAAAACACAGCTCCTGAGAAGAATTATAATATGCAAAGGGTGATGTTTTGAGGATGTGTCAGACTTATCCAGGCTTGttttgagaaattttttttggtcTCAGGGTCTTGTGGTC
Coding sequences within:
- the LOC136565382 gene encoding arylacetamide deacetylase-like 4; protein product: MALLPALLLLLLPLAALAAAAVLLGLPSYDIPPGVNQPAKLRLVLTLLLGTAALGRILEKTGLCSQITFGRYVRQGRKLGLDPKLFIQDLQFNEVPVRVYQPKATSDGPRRGILFFHGGGWVFGSLDTYEKVCRYLSRESDSVVVSVQYRLAPEHKYPAAYEDCLSASQHFLQHLQHYGVDPARVTVCGDSAGGNLAAAVSQTLAGRSDLPRLRAQILIYPGLQALDFNLPSYQQNRGVPLLFRERAAFFALLYLNGDALHMQEVLEGSHIPPDMRLKYRKWVSPDNIPEEFKVRGVKPLRPTDFIAEVYETVKRFCEPNLCPLLAEDSVVHQLPESFILTCEYDVLRDDGLLYKKRLEDNGVRVTWYHLEDGFHGIISLYDYCGFSFPSGKRGLDRVVNFLKSL